The DNA window CTGCCACACTGTGCAACAGCTGTACCTCGCTGGACATAAGCGCGAGGCCATCGCTGCGATTCCCACCGAGCTGGTCTCCGACGTCGCGTTGATCGGTCCCGCCGGCAAGATCCGCGAGGACGTGGCCCGGTGGGAATCGACCGTTGTGACAACGCTTCTCGTACAAAGCGTGCCCTTCGCGGGCAACGATCTCGAGGGCCTCACCGCGATCGCGGAGGCATTGTTGTGAACGCGTACCTGACCCAGGGTCTGCATCGTGCGGTGCAGCGCGATCCGCAGGCGATCGCCACTATCTGCGGTGACCAGGTGCGGACCTTCGCCGAACACGCCGACCGAGTCGCACGGATCGCCGGGGCACTGCACGAACTAGGCGTGGCCCCCGATGATCGGGTGGCTGTGCTCGCCAATAATTCCGATCGCTATATCGAGCTGCTGCTTGCGGTGGCATGGGCGGATGCCGTCATGGTGCCGCTGAACACGCGGTGGAGTCCCGCCGAGATCGACCACGCCATCCGTGACTGCCGGCCGGTCGTATTGTTCACCGACGATGCGTTGGCCGCAACCGCCGCTCAGCTCAGCCCGCACGGTGTGGTCACCGTCCAGATGGGCGACACGATGACCAACGCTCCCCACCTGGAAAGACTGCTGGCGCATGCGGACCCGATACCGGACGCGCGCCGGGGCGGCGCGTCACCTGCGGGCATCTTCTACACCGGCGGCACGACCGGGCTGCCCAAGGGGGTCGTGCTCAGTCACACCAACGTGCTCACCTCGGCGCTCGGGAGCGCGTCCACCGGGTGGTTCTACGGGCCGCAGGACCGCGTCCTGCATGTCGCGCCGCTGTTCCACGTAGCCGCCTTCACCTCGTGGGTGCTCGGCTGGGTCGCCGGATGCAGCCATGTCATCCTGCCGGGGTTTACCCCGGATGCGGTGCTCGACGCGGTGCAACGACACCGGGTCACCGCAACGTCCCTGGTGCCGACCATGATCGGGCGACTGTTCGCCGACCCCGGACTCACCGCGCGCGACGTCACCAGCCTGCAGCGGATCATCTACGGAGCGTCCGCGATGCCCGAGGCGACGGTGCGGCGTGCTCTGGCCACGCTGCCCGGTGTGGAGTTCGTCCAGGCCTACGGCATGACCGAACTGTCTCCGGTCGCAACCATCCTCGGACCGGCCGAGCATGTCCCGGAGCTGCTGCGTTCGGCGGGCCGGGCGGCGCCACACGCCGAGGTCCGCATCGCTGGCCCGGATGACGATGATCTGCCCACCGGCGCCATCGGCGAGGTAGTGGTCCGCGGCGCCCAGGTGATGCTCGGCTACTGGAATCGCCCGGAGGAGACCGAACGTGCCCTCGCCGGCGGGTGGATGCATACCGGCGACGCCGGTTACCTCGACGCCGACGGCTATCTGTTCGTCGTCGACCGGATCAAGGACATGATCATCACCGGTGGCGAGAACGTCTATTCGGCCGAGGTCGAAAACGCGCTCGCCAGCCACCCCGCGGTGGAGTCCTGCGCGGTTATCGGGCTACCCGATCCGGATTGGGGTGAGCGGGTTCATGCGGTCGTGGTGGCCGTTGCGCCGGTCACCGAGCAAGAACTCCGCGACCACGTCCACACGCTGATCGCCGGCTACAAGACACCCCGCAGCGTGGAATTCGTCGATGCGCTCCCCATCTCCGGTGCGGGCAAGATCCTCAAAAACGAGCTACGCAAGACCCGCACCACATCAGTGGGGTAACACGCGTGCCCGCACCACCGGTGGTTGCGACCCCGGCCTGCGCACGTCGATCCATCAACGCAAGGAGAAACATATGGCTGCCCCCACGGTTTTGCGCGATCGGCTCCGCTTGCCGGTCATCGCGTCCCCGCTGTTCATCATTTCCAACCCGGATCTGGTCATCGCGCAATCGATGGCGGGCATCGTCGGGTCGTTCCCGAGTCTGAACGCGCGACCGCAGTCCGAGCTTCGGGTGTGGCTCACCCGCATCACCGAAGAATTGGCCAAATATGATGCCATCCACCCCGAAACCCCCTCCGCGCCATACGCTGTCAACCTGATCGTGCACAAGAGCAACGACCGTCTCGACGAGGACCTGTCCCTCATCGAGGAATTCGAAGTGCCGATCGTGATCACCTCACTGGGCGTGCGCCCCGACTTCAACGAACGGATCCACGCCTATGGCGGCATCGTGCTGCACGACGTCATCGACAACCAGTTCGCGTTGAAGGCGATCGACAGGGGCGCCGACGGGCTGATCGCCGTCGCGGCCGGGGCCGGTGGACATGCTGGCCGGCTTTCCCCGTTCGCACTGATCCAGGAGATCCGCGCCTGGTTCGACGGGCCGCTGGCCCTATCCGGTTCGATCGCCAGCGGCGATGCCGTCCTTGCTGCCCAAGCCGTGGGCGCGGACCTCGCCTACATCGGGTCGCTGTTCATCGCCACCGACGAGGCCAACGCCGCGCCAGCGTACAAACAGATGATCGTCGACTCCGCGGCAGACGACATCGTCTACACCAACCTCTTCACCGGGGTACACGCAAACTACCTGCGCGGCAGTATCGAAGCCGCCGGACTCGATCCCGCTGACCTTCCGCAATCCGATCCCTCGGCGATGAACTTCGGATCCGGCGGCGACGCCACCGCGAAGGCATGGCGGGATATCTGGGGTGCTGGGCAGGGCATCGGCGTCCTCGACAAGATCGAACCGGTCGCTGAGGTCACCGCGCGGCTGCTCGCCGAGTACACCTCGGCCCGGGAACGTCTGTCGCTCCGATAAGCCCACTTGGGAAGGTGGTCAGTTGTCGAAACCGCCATGGCACACCCGCATTGCGGAACTTTGCGAAAACCGCGGCGGTACCGGCGATGTCGAGGTCTGACCGGACAGCTGGGCGCGCGCTGTGACCGGGGAAACTGCCCCCCGGCGGCGCCGCGGACGGCATTGGCGGTCAATTCCTTTACCCGGTCGGCGGGTACCGCCACGCCGGGGGTGTCCAAGAACCAGCGGAAGCTCTCCTCCTGGGGCAAACCCTCGGGCCGCTGCGCCGGGAAGTACGGCTGGACGTAGACCGGGGTGCCGGGTTCGCTGCGCCAGCTCTCGGCAAGGCTGCCGACGTCGACCGCGTCGTAGCCGAGGGTATCGAGCAGACCGGCGACCTCGGCCTCGGCGGCGGCGTTGCAGCGCACCCTGATCGAACTCGTCGAGGTGCGGGACCTGTCCCAGATCAGCGTGGCCGATGTCGCCGAACAGGCCGGCGTGAGCCGCTCGACCTTCTACGACCACTATCGGGACGTGCACGATCTCGCCGAGGCCGCCTGCACCACGATGATCGACGACCTGATCGAGTCTCTGCGCACCCTCGGCCCCGCGGACCACCACCAGGACCCGACTCAGTCACTGCGCGCGTTCTTCACCGATCTCGCCGAACACGCGGGTCTGTATCGAAGCCTGCTGGGGCCGCAGGGCAGCGCACGCGTCATCGACCATGTCCGCCGCCGGATGACCGCGACCATCCACATCGCCACCTGCCAGACAACCGACGATGCCCCGGATCCCGCCGCCCCGCTGGACATCCCACACGACGTGCCCGCCGCATTCGTCGCCGGCGCGCTCACCGGCGTGGCCACCGACTGGCTGCGGCGCGGCTGCCCCGGCACACCGGCCGAGATGGCCATGCTGACCTGGCCGCTGCTCACCCGCCAATACGCCGATACGTCTACGGCAAACGCTCGACCATCTCGGCGATCAACCGCACCACATCGGCGGCAGCACCGATCAAGGCCGTTCGATGCAGCCGAGGGCGAATCGGGCGAGGTTGGTGGAGACGACTTCTGGTTGTCCGGCAGGCTGTTCGGCCGCCGCGGTGAGTACGTCGAGATGGTGGTAGCCGGGGGCTACGACCGTTTCACCGACGCCGTGGTGTCCACCCGCGAGCACGACGCCGGCACCGCCGATCACATTGAGGGTCGGGTTGACGAGTATGCCGCCGGGATATGCGCGGTGACGGGCGATCTCGGGTGCCTGCGGCTGGTAGAGGTCGATCGCGAGCTTCGTCGGGAAATACCATTCGGTGAAGTCCAGTGGTTGCGCGGCCAGACTGCGCGACAGGTCGGCGATATCGGTGACCTCGTGCGCGGCATCGGTGAACGGAACGCCGTGCCGGTCGGATGGTATTGCGGCTGCGGCTGTTTCGTTGTAGTTGCGCCAGGTGTACAGCGGGCCGTTGGGCTGATCGGGAATCGCCTTGCGGTCCGGACCGAACAACATGCCGGTGAGCCCGCGCAGCGCAGGCACCGCGACCACATCGGCGGGCACCGGGAAATCCTTGTCCACCACCACACCGCCGTCGAAGAATCCGAAACCGGCTTGCAGCAGTGCCAGCGGCTGGGAGTTGGCGTCGAGAAAGGCACCGAGCGCGGCGGCATTGGTGACCCGCAGGTCACGTACCGACGGCGACCCCGTCGACGCGGCCAGCGCATCCCGCGACATCAAAACCCGATAGGTGGCCTCCTGATTGAGACTCGGGGGAACGTAATGCGCCAGATCAGATTCGGCGTCGGGCGCGACATAGGCGGCCAGCCCAGCGATGCCGAGTAGGTTCATCGTCTCCGGATTGATCACCGCAGGCAGCGCCAGCACCCGGGGCGCCGCACCGCTGTCGAGCGCGGCTGCGACCGCGGCGTAGCCGAGGCCACCAACGGACAGGTCGATCAGGTCGGGAATACCGTTGAGCGCGGACAGCGAGGTATCAATCGAGGAGTCGAGTGCGAAGTAGCCGGCGCACTGATCGGCGCCCGCGACTCCGCCGAAATCCCATTCGGCGAAGAAACCGGTAACGATCCCGCCCAGAGAATGGCCGCCGCACAGTACCTTTTGCTTCCGGACCGCCGGGTCCGGCAGTTCCGCGGCGAGTAGGTCGTATTCGTCCTGGACCGTTTGCGCGATCCCTTGGCGGCCGAGCCAGCCGAGCTGATCGTTGGGCACCACACCGGCGAATCGGCGGCCGTCGATATCCGCGCCACGGTAGTAATAATCGACGGCGCGGTGCACATCACCGGCCGCCAGGCCGGCCTGTACGCCGAGATGATCCTCCAGACAGTTGGAGCGGCGATCCAATGCCCAGAATTCGAGGTGGCGGCCCTGTTTCGCCGCCGCGGCAACGGTATTGCGGGCCACGCTGTCGAACGCACCCGCCCCTTCGAAGATCCCCGGCTGCGCCATCAGAATCGCGTCGGCGTCCTGCGCACGTTCCGGCCCGGCCAGGTCCCGATAACGCAGATACGACAGGCGATCACAGGCGTCCGGACGCGCCCCGGCCGAATCGGGCAATGGAATGCGCAGGCTCACAACAGATTCTGTGACAGAGGTGATCGACGAGGAAGAAACGACCGACGTCTCCGTACGCGCCGGACCGATCGGCACCGCCGTCGCGTTCGGCGGCGCCGACGCGCTGACGAGCGCGACGGCCACTATGCCGTAGCTCAGGAAACGCGAGACACCGCGGCGGCATCTCATATCCGGACCGTGGCTCGATAACGACTGCGGCGACATCGACGACCTCTCTCGTCACGACAGCGGAGCAGCATTTCGGCGAGCGGTCCGCACGGCGCGATGAAACGTAAGCCGCTCCCGGCCACCTGTCAAGGACCGAGACGGTCAATTGTGTTCTGTCACAGCAACTTCTCGTCAGACTTGGATTCTGTCTCAACGACGTGCCACCGCAAATCGGTTAGGCACATCGAGCCGATGAAACACACCCGCCAGGCCCGGACCTGACGGGTGTGCCATGAGCGGTGATCAGTTCTTGACCAGCTCGGGGGTGGCTGATTCGGGTTCGTCCGACTGCGGTGCGCTGGATCGGCTCGGCAGCAGCACGGCCATCACGATGACGATCAGTGCCAGCGCGGCGGAGACGGCGAAGGCCAGGCGCATACCGTCGAGGTGTGCGGTGACCGGGTCGGTGCCGTCGGCTGCCAGCGCGCTGCTGCGGGCGGACATCACGGTCACCACGAGGGCGGTGCCGAATGCCGCGGCCACCTGCTGCAGGGTGCCGAGCATGGAGCTGCCGTGCGAGTACAGGTGTTGCGGGAGTGCGCCGAGCCCGAGTGTGAAGACCGGGGTGAAGGCCGCGGCCAGCGACACCATCATCAGGATGTGCAGGATCAGCAGTTGCCAGTACGGCATGGTCATCGAGATCTGGGTGAATCCGGCAAGTGACGCCGCGACACCGATCGAACCGGGGATCACCAGCACTCGCCCGCCGAACCGGTCGAACAGCCGCCCGATGGTCGGGCCGAGCACGCCCATCGCCAGACCGCCCGGCATGACCAGCAACCCGGTCTGCAGCGCCGACAGTCCGCGCAGGTTCTGCAGATACAGCGGCAACAGGATCATCGATCCGAGCATCGCCAGGAACGCGATCGACATCAGGACCAACGCCTTGGTGTACGTACCGAACAGCAGGATGCGCAGATCCAGCAGGGGAACTCCCGTGCGCTGCAGCCGAAGCTGCCGAGCCGTGAACGCGCCGATGAGCGCCAATCCGGCGGCGACGAGCAACGCGGGTGTCGCGATGTTGTCGGGCTCGAACCGGCTGAGTCCGTACACCAGTCCGCCGAATCCGAGTGCCGCGAATGCCACGCTGGACCAGTCGATCGCGCCGGTCTGCGGTTCGCCGATATTGTCCAGTCTGCGCAGGCCCAGCCAGGTGACCGACGCGGCGATCGGCAGCACCAGCACGAAAAGCCAACGCCACGAACCGACTTGCAGTACCAGACCGGACAGCACCGGTCCCATGGCCGGGGCCACCGAGATGGCGAGGGTGACGTTGCCCATTACCCGGCCGCGGTCCTGTTCGGGGACCACTGTCATCAGGGTGGTCATCAACAGCGGCATCATCACCGCGGTGCCGCCCGCCTGGATGATCCGTCCGAGCAGCAGCACCGCGAACGACGGGGCGACGGCGGAAAGCGCGGTGCCCGCCAGGAATACCCCCATCGCGATCGCGTACGCCCGGCGCGTCGTGACCCGCTGCAGGAACCACCCGGTGACCGGGATGATCGCCGCCATGGTGAGCATGAACGCGGTCGACACCCACTGCGCCGAGCGCTCGGTCACGTCGAGGTCCGCCATCAGCCGCGGGATCGCGTTGATCATGATGGTCTCGTTCAGGATCACCACGAAGGTCGCGAGTACCAGCAGCCGGACTACGGTCGGGGTCCCTCCGCCAGTCGGACGAGCGGGTCTTTCTGCGAGCATCGGGTACCTCCGGGCGTTAATGAGCAAAGGACGACGTGTGGGCCGCGGGTGGCGCCACATGAGATCAGACGGGACCGCTTCGCATAACTAATCGGTGCCCCCATTCTCTTCCCACCAGTCGCGACCTTCGCCCGCCGGAGTCCAGCAGCCACGCGATCAAGGCGTCATCCGCCATTCACCGACTCTAGCGCCGGATCGACGGTGCGCCTGGTGAAACAGACTGCGCCGTCGGCGTGTTCAGTCCGTCAGATCCTGCACCGTGGGTGCGATGACGCCGAACAGGTCGACGTCGGGGAAGACCGCGATCACCACGCGATGGATCAGCGACATGTCCCCATCATCACGGGCCACCAACCATGGCCGCAACGACGCATATCTGTCACATTCGGCCATCCGAATGCGCGATATCGAAGACCGACCCCGGATCCGCTAGACCGACGCTGATGAACCCTCGGCAGCCTCGTGACCGGCACCGCGGCGGCCGGAACGACGGAACGGACGCAGCCGCGACGACCGCCGCACGACCTGTGGCGCACGCTCCTCGACCGACTCCGGATCCTGCACCCGAGTGGCCGTCGCCTCGATCCACTCCGATGCCTCGATGGCGACGCCGTGCCGCGACAGATCCGCGCCACGCACGGCCTGTTCGCACCGGCGGGCCAGGTCGCGCCGATCGAGTCCCGGATACTCCACCGGCTCGAGCACCAC is part of the Nocardia sp. NBC_00565 genome and encodes:
- a CDS encoding MDR family MFS transporter; protein product: MLAERPARPTGGGTPTVVRLLVLATFVVILNETIMINAIPRLMADLDVTERSAQWVSTAFMLTMAAIIPVTGWFLQRVTTRRAYAIAMGVFLAGTALSAVAPSFAVLLLGRIIQAGGTAVMMPLLMTTLMTVVPEQDRGRVMGNVTLAISVAPAMGPVLSGLVLQVGSWRWLFVLVLPIAASVTWLGLRRLDNIGEPQTGAIDWSSVAFAALGFGGLVYGLSRFEPDNIATPALLVAAGLALIGAFTARQLRLQRTGVPLLDLRILLFGTYTKALVLMSIAFLAMLGSMILLPLYLQNLRGLSALQTGLLVMPGGLAMGVLGPTIGRLFDRFGGRVLVIPGSIGVAASLAGFTQISMTMPYWQLLILHILMMVSLAAAFTPVFTLGLGALPQHLYSHGSSMLGTLQQVAAAFGTALVVTVMSARSSALAADGTDPVTAHLDGMRLAFAVSAALALIVIVMAVLLPSRSSAPQSDEPESATPELVKN
- a CDS encoding NAD(P)H-dependent flavin oxidoreductase — its product is MAAPTVLRDRLRLPVIASPLFIISNPDLVIAQSMAGIVGSFPSLNARPQSELRVWLTRITEELAKYDAIHPETPSAPYAVNLIVHKSNDRLDEDLSLIEEFEVPIVITSLGVRPDFNERIHAYGGIVLHDVIDNQFALKAIDRGADGLIAVAAGAGGHAGRLSPFALIQEIRAWFDGPLALSGSIASGDAVLAAQAVGADLAYIGSLFIATDEANAAPAYKQMIVDSAADDIVYTNLFTGVHANYLRGSIEAAGLDPADLPQSDPSAMNFGSGGDATAKAWRDIWGAGQGIGVLDKIEPVAEVTARLLAEYTSARERLSLR
- a CDS encoding acyl-CoA synthetase encodes the protein MNAYLTQGLHRAVQRDPQAIATICGDQVRTFAEHADRVARIAGALHELGVAPDDRVAVLANNSDRYIELLLAVAWADAVMVPLNTRWSPAEIDHAIRDCRPVVLFTDDALAATAAQLSPHGVVTVQMGDTMTNAPHLERLLAHADPIPDARRGGASPAGIFYTGGTTGLPKGVVLSHTNVLTSALGSASTGWFYGPQDRVLHVAPLFHVAAFTSWVLGWVAGCSHVILPGFTPDAVLDAVQRHRVTATSLVPTMIGRLFADPGLTARDVTSLQRIIYGASAMPEATVRRALATLPGVEFVQAYGMTELSPVATILGPAEHVPELLRSAGRAAPHAEVRIAGPDDDDLPTGAIGEVVVRGAQVMLGYWNRPEETERALAGGWMHTGDAGYLDADGYLFVVDRIKDMIITGGENVYSAEVENALASHPAVESCAVIGLPDPDWGERVHAVVVAVAPVTEQELRDHVHTLIAGYKTPRSVEFVDALPISGAGKILKNELRKTRTTSVG